The Couchioplanes caeruleus nucleotide sequence CCCACCACGTGACGCTCGTGTCGCTCACTGGTCCACCGTACGGGACCGGGCACACAGCCGGCGCAGGGCTCGGGCGCACAGCCGCGCGTACAGGTGCTGAGCGAGGACCGCGACCGGACCGCCCAGCCGCATCAGCGGTCGCGCCGGCCGGCTGAACGCGGTGACCGAGAACCACACCCCGCCGTCGGCGTCGCGTTCCACCATGAACGCCTCCTCGCCGGTGGCCTGGTGGCCGGGGAGGGTGCCGTACCCGAAACCGGCCCGGTCCGGGTCCTCGGCGGCCCAGACGACCTCGCACGGCACGGTCACCGGGCCCAGGCCGACCCGGACCCGTACGCCCGGAGCGGCGCGCGGTGCGTCGCTGGTGATCCGCGCGCCGGTGCCGCGGTGCATCCGGAACGTCAGGATGGCCTCCGCCGCGCAGTCGAAGACGCCCCGACCCAGGTAGGTGCGGTAGTGCAGGTGCCGGTATCCGGGCGGCAGCGGGTCGTGCCGCGTCGCGCCGACCTCGGCGTACGTGTAGCCCGTCATCGATGATTCCTTCCCTGTGTTCTCACAATGCCCCGGCGCGGCGCCAGCCGACCATGCCGCAGAGGGCGAATCCGAGGGCGTTCGCCACACCGTGGGTCGCGGCCATCCACGCCAGCGACGGGTGCGGCAGGCCGGTCGCCTCGCCGAGCGCCCAGCTGACCGCGAGCACCATCGATGCGGCCAGCACCAGCGCCGAGCCGGCGAGCAGGACGGTGGTGAGCCGGTCGGTGACCGTGGTGCGGGCGTAGCGCCAGGTCAGCCAGCCGACGGTCCACATGCCGGCGGTCAGCACGAGCGCGCCGGCCAGCTCCACCCACTCGGCGGTGAAGTAGCCGAGCAGGACGAGCAGCGTGCCGGCGGGCACGGTCAGCGCCGCCACGTCGGCCGGGCGGCCCGGCACGGCCCGGGTGAGCAGGCCCGCGATCAGTGCGGCGGCGAACCCGGCGAAGTGGAAGTGCGCCACGGTCAGCGCGAGCACGCCCAGGTCGAAGCCGAACAGGTGGTAGCCGCTGCGCTCGGCGACCAGCGCGCTCGCCGCGATCGCCGGGCCGGCCAGGGCGGTCAGCACCGCGGCCTCGGCGGGCCACTCGCGGCGGGGGCGGGCCGGTCTGCTCATCGCGTACGCGCACAGCACGGCGGCCGCGATCGCGTAGACCGTGGCGAGCCCCGTGGCGACCGTCCCGCGCGGCAGCCACAGGCTGAGCGCGCCGGCCGCCGCACCGACGGGCCAGACCCGGCGGGCCACGGCGGCGGCGGGGTCGGCGAGCAGCCGCAGGCCGGCCGGCACGACGACGAGCATGCCCACCGCGACGAGCAGGTTGATCAGCACGCGCATGGCTCCTCCACCCATTTGAACATGTTCAACTCCGGCTCCCACTGTAACCCGTCCGTGCCCGGGTCGCCGACGCGCGGCTCGTCCGGCACACTGTCGCCGTGACCGGACCCCGCTCAGCTGTCGTCGTGAACCCCGTCAAGGTCGCCGACATGGACCTGCTCCGTCGCACCATCGGCGAAGGGCTGGCCCGGGCCGGCTGGCCCGAGCCGATGTGGCTGGAGACCACCCCCGAGGACTCGGGCAAGGGCCAGGCCGAGAAGGCGATCGGGGACGGGGCCGAGCTGGTGTTCGTCTCCGGCGGCGACGGCACGGTCATGGCCGTCGTCGGCGCCCTCGCCGGCACGGACGTCGCCCTCGCCGTGCTGCCCGCGGGCACCGGCAACCTGCTCGCGGCGAACCTCGGGCTCAGCGCCGACCCGGCGGTCGGGGTGCAGGTCGCCCTCGACGGCGGCCGCCGCCGCATCGACGTCGGCATGGTAGGCAACCAATGCTTCGCCGTGATGGCCGGCATGGGCTTCGACGCGCAGATGCTCGAGGGCACGTCCGAGACCGCGAAGAAGCACATCGGCTGGGTCGCGTACGTGGGCGGCGCCCTCAAGCACCTGCGTGACCGGCCGATGCCCGTGCGCATCTCGCTCGACGGCAAGCCCCCGCTGCGGCGCCGGGTTCGCACGGTCATCGTCGGCAACGTCGGCCGGCTGCAGGGCGGCGTACGGCTGCTCAGTGAGGCCGACCCGGCCGACGGCAAGCTGGACGTCGCGATCCTGAGCCCCAACAACCTCGCCCACTGGGCGGCCCTCGGCTGGGCGGTCATGCGCCGCCGCGACCGGGTGCCGCGGATGGAGACGTACACGGCCGAGCGTGTCGAGATCCGCAGCAACCGCCCGCAGCCGCGGCAACTCGACGGAGACCTCATCGATCCGGGCAAGAGCATGACGATCGGGGTGCGCCACCGCGCGCTGCTGCTGTGCGTGCCGCAGCCCGACAGCGACCCCGACCTCGCGTACGACAGCAGCGCCGCCGAAAGGGCTGCCGAGGAGGTGCGCGCCGCGGCCGAGGACGCGAAGTGAGCAGCACCTCGCCGGTACCCGAGACCAAGATGATGCCGGGCGATGAGCTCTCGGCGGACGACGCGTTCCTCGCGCTGCGCCACTACGGCCGATGGCATCTGCTGCGCGACGCCTTCGTCCGGTTCCGGTACGGCGACGGCTTCAGCCACTCCCGCGCGCTCGCCCTGCAGCTCTGCCTCGCGATCGTGCCGTTCATGATCGCGCTGTCCGGCCTCGCCACCGACCTCGGCGTCGAGGAGGGCGGCCAGGTCGTCGCCGACACGGTCCTCGCGCTGACCCCGGGCGCCAGCGAGCCGCTGGTCCGCGACCTGCTGCAGGACGACGAGCGCACCGAGGACGCCGGCGAGCTCGCCCTGGCGCTGGGCCTGCTCACCGGCCTCGTGGCGCTGACCACCGCGATGGCGCAGATCGAGCGCGGCGCCAACCGCATCTACGGCGTCGAGCGCGACCGCAGCGCCCTCGCCAAGTACACGCGGGCGGCCGTGCTCGCGGTCGTCGCCGGGCTGCCCGCGCTCTTCGGCTTCCTGCTGCTCGTGGCCGGTCATGCCACCGGCAACTCGATCGCCCGACAATCCGGCTGGGGTGAGGGCGTCCACCGCGCCTGGGACATCGTCCGGTGGCCGCTGAGCCTCGCGCTGATCGTCTTCGCGGTCGGCCTGCTGTTCCGGCACTCGCCGCGGCGGCGCCAGCCCGGCCTGACCTGGCTGCTCTTCGGCGCCGCCCTGTCGACCGTGCTGTGGTGGGTGGCCAGCCTGCTGCTCGCCGGGTACGTGCTGATCAGCGACGGCTTCGGGGCCACGTACGGTCCGCTCACCGCGATGATGGCGCTGCTGCTGTGGGCCAACCTCACCGGCATCGCGCTCTTCCTCGGCCTGGCCTTCGCCGCCCAGCTGGAGGCGCAGCGGGTCGGCGTCACCCGGCCGGCGCTGCAGGACCGCTGGGAGCCGGGCTCCGACGGGGCCGGTGTGGCGAAACAGCGGACGGGGTAAAAGCGGCGCACCCGCCCCGCGACCCCAGGAGCTCCAGACATGGTCACCGAGCAGCAGGAGAGGCCGGCCACCGCCGAGCCGGTGCGCTGGAAACCGCTGACGCACTTCGCCGAGCGCAGCATCCTCGGCCTGCTCGCGGTGGTGGCGCTGGGCCTGGGCTTCGGCGTCCTGCTGCTGCTCGTCCGCTTCCACTGGGGACCCCTCGAACGCGTCGACAGCGGCGTCGCCGAGGGCCTCAACCGGCTCGTGTCCCCGCACCCGCCGGTGGTCAAGGCGCTGGAGGCCGTCGCCCGCCTCGGCGGCCGGCCGATCATGCTGTGGCTGGTCACCATCGCCGTGGTGGCGCTGATCATCCGGCGGCGGTTCCGGCTCGGGGCGTACCTCGTGGTCACCGGCGTGGGGGCGCTGCTGCTGGACCCGTCGCTCAAGGCGCTGGTCGCCCGGGTGCGCCCGGTCGTCGACGTCCCGGTCACCCACGCGCCGGGCAACAGCTTCCCGAGCGGGCACGCCCTCGGTTCGATGATCGTGTACGGGGCCCTGCTGCTCGTCTTCCTCCCGGCCGTCTCGGCGCGTCACCGCAAGTGGTTCATCACCGTGATCGCGGTGATCGTCGCGGCGATCGGGCTGACCCGCATCGCGCTGGGCGTGCACTACGCGTCGGACGTGCTCGCCGGCTGGCTGCTCGGCGCGGCGTGGCTGGGCGTCACCGCGTACGCCTTCCGCCTCTGGCGCCGCGAGACCGGCCGCCCGGCCGCGCCGATCGAGGACGGCCTGGAGCCGGAGGCCGCGGCCGACGTGCGGCCCGGCGACCCCGCGGAGCGCCTGCTGCCGCACCCCTGGACCGGCGCGATGGAGATCGTCGTCGGCTGGGTGCTCGTGTTCGGCGTGCTGTACGTGCTGGGCTGGGCGCTGACCAACCACACCGCGGGCACCTGGATCCAGCACGCCGACGACGGCGTGCCGCGCTGGCTGCAGACGTTCCGCACCCCCACCTGGGACGACGTCAGCTACGCCTGGAGCAAGGCCGGCGACACCCACGCCATCCTCATCGTCTCGCTGGTGTTCTGCCCGGTCGTGCTCGCGATCTGGCGGCAGTGGCGGATGGTCCTGTACGTGGTGCTGGCGATGTTCGGCGAGCTCACCCTCTTCCTGTGCACGGCCGCCGCCGTGGGCCGCCCCCGCCCGCCCGTCGAGCACCTCGACGGCAAGCTGCCCACGTCCTCGTTCCCGTCCGGGCACATCGCCGCGACCATGTGCCTGTACGTGGCCATCGCGGTGCTGCTCGTCCCGCGGCTGCGGGCGTACTGGTGGCGGTGGATCTTCGTGGTGCTCGCGGTCGTCATGCCGCTGGGCGTGGCGGTGTCACGGATGTACCGGGGCATGCACCACCCGAGCGACATGCTGGGCGCGGCGCTGCTGACCGCGGGCTGGCTCACGGTCCTGTACTTCTCGATCCGCCCCAACGCGACCGTCGCGCGGGATGCGAGCCGGCCCGGCCCGGCCGTCGCGCGGGATGCCGTCACCCGGGATCCCAGCCGGTCGGACGCGGCCGTCGCGGGGGATGCCGTCACGAACGACGCGGTCCGGCCCGAGGCGGACGGCGAGCGACTGAGGGCGGACGCCGGCCGTGACGCTTAGCCTGCTGACCTGGAACATCAGGACCGGCGGCAGCGGCGGCCGGCTCGACGGGATCGTGGCGCTGCTGACCCGGGAACGCCCCGACGTCGTCGCGCTGCAGGAGCTGCGGGACTTCCAGCGGCACGACGGGCGGCGCATGCGCGAGGTCGCCGACGCGCTCGGCATGGTCGCGGCCCTTGCGCCGTCCGTCTTCGGCCAGCCCGTCGCGGTGCTGGTCCGGCCGCCGCTGACGATCGCGGGCCGGTCGGCCGTGCGCTGGCGCCTGCACCACGCCGCCGCGGCCGTCACCATGCCCACCGCCGTGGGCCCGCTCACGGTGGTCAGCACGCACCTCAACCCGTTCCGGCCGTACCGGCGGCTGCGCGAGGCCCGCTGGCTGGCCCACCGCCACCGCGGCCCGCTCACCGTCATCACCGGCGACCTGAACTCGCTGGACCCGCACACCGCCCACTCCGAGCGGCTCGCCCGGCTGCCGGAGCTCTACCGCCGCCGCCACCTCGGCGCGGACGGCAGGCCGGACACGCGGGCGATCGCGGCCTTCGCCGCGGCGGGCTTCGTCGACCTGTGGCGCTCGGCCGGGACCGGGGACGGCCTCACCGTGCCCACCACGCGCGGCGGTGGACACGAGTTCTCCAACGCCGGCATGCGCCTGGACTACCTGCTCGCGCGCCCCGAGCTCGCGGCCCGCGCGCGCAACGCCCGCGTCGTCCGTGGCGACGAGGCCGAATGGGCGTCCGACCACTACCCGCTGCGGGTCGAGCTGGACGTCTGATCACCGCTCGGTGCCGGCCAGAACCTTCAACAGCCCGGGGGAGCAGCGTTGCGCCGCGGCGTGCAGGGCCTCCACCCGCCGCCGCTGCTCGCGCTCGGGGAGCGCCATGAGGGCCTGCCAGGTCTCGCCCACCAGCCGCGCGTCGGCGCCGTCGGCCGGTGGCTGCCGGCCCAGCAGCCAGAACGCGGCCACGGTCTTCGCCGCGGCGTCCGGGGGCTCGTCGTACTCGGACACCCCGGAGGGGCAGCCGGCGGCCAGCCCGGCGGCCACGATCTCAGCGGGCAGGCCGCCCGCGTCGAAGTACGCCACCGAGGTGTAGAACGTGGCCACGGCCGGGTCGGGACGGTCGTGGTTGTACGGGCTGCCGGCGTAGTCGATGCCCTCCCGCACCTCGGTCGGCGTGCCGGGCAGCCGGCCGAGCGCCCGCAGCGCGTCGCGGGCCGGCCCGGCCACCTCCGGCAGCAACGCGGCGTGCGCCCGCCGCACGCAGACCCGCGGCATGCCGTCGGCGCAGACGAACCGGGTGGCGCGGGCATCCGTGACGTACGGCGCCATGACGAAGCCCGACGGCACCAGCGCGGCCCCGGCGATCAGGCCCAGCAGCGCCGGCACCGTGGCGAGCACCCGCGTACGCCGCTCCCGCGCCCCCAGCAGCAGAAGCGCGGACGTGGCCAGCGCGACCATCCAGATCGCCTGTGCGGCGCTCACCGAACCCGGCACACCCGCGAAGTCGGAGGCCTGCTGCAGCGCCGGCACCGCGAGCAGGGTCAGCGGGGCGAGTGCGTCGCTGCGCACGGCAGCGGGGGCGCAGAACACCATGACGAGCAGCCCGGCGACGGCCACGCCGGGCGGGGTCAGCCGCGACGGCACGAACCGCCCGGCCGCCATGCCGAGCCAGACGGCCGCGATCAGCGACAGCGGGCCGACGCCGAGGACGGCCAGGGCGCTCGGGTCGAAGTACGCCGGACCGCTCAGCACCGGAGGCAGCGCGGCGGCGGTGGTGAGCAGCGAGGCGGCAGTCACGGCGAGTGCCAGGGCGGCGGCGGTTGCGGCGGTGCGGTGCCACGGTGGCCGGGGAGTGCCGGCGAAGAGCTCGCCCACGTCGCTGCGCCGGTCGCGTCCGGCCTGCCAGGCGCCGAGGGCCAGGGCGAGCGGCCACAGGAAGTTGAGCGACGCGCGCTGCACCGCGGCCAGCTGGGTCCAGCGCCCGGTCCAGCCCTCGCTGCCGGGGATCCCGTACATGAAAGCGACGCCCAGGACGACCAGCGCCGCGGCCACGCCGAGGGCGGTGGATCGGCGCAGCTCGATGCCGATGATGCGGCCCGCACCGGCGCCGGCGCGCGCCTGGGAGCGCTGAATCGCTGTCACGCCGGGTAAGACGACGCCCTCCGCGCGACGGGACGCCGACGGCAGTGTGTCCTGGGTCACATGAAGCTAGAGCAGCGCGTTGACCAGCACGGTCAGCAGGACCGACAGCACGACCGACACGACGAGCATCATGAGGCAGCCGGGCAGGCCGCCGAAGAAGCGGACCTCAGTGTTTCCGATGCGCATGCGGGCCCGGGTACCCGTTTCAGCGCGGTGCACTCGCCGGCATCGCCAGGTGCGTGGCGATCGCGTCCGCGGCGGCCGGCCCGGCCGTGGTCAGCGCGTTGTGTGCCGCCCCCGGAAGCGTCACCGAGACGCCGCCGGTGAGCTGGGCGACCCGGGTACGCCACGGCAGCGGTGCGACCGTGT carries:
- a CDS encoding DUF1990 family protein, with amino-acid sequence MTGYTYAEVGATRHDPLPPGYRHLHYRTYLGRGVFDCAAEAILTFRMHRGTGARITSDAPRAAPGVRVRVGLGPVTVPCEVVWAAEDPDRAGFGYGTLPGHQATGEEAFMVERDADGGVWFSVTAFSRPARPLMRLGGPVAVLAQHLYARLCARALRRLCARSRTVDQ
- a CDS encoding YndJ family protein: MRVLINLLVAVGMLVVVPAGLRLLADPAAAVARRVWPVGAAAGALSLWLPRGTVATGLATVYAIAAAVLCAYAMSRPARPRREWPAEAAVLTALAGPAIAASALVAERSGYHLFGFDLGVLALTVAHFHFAGFAAALIAGLLTRAVPGRPADVAALTVPAGTLLVLLGYFTAEWVELAGALVLTAGMWTVGWLTWRYARTTVTDRLTTVLLAGSALVLAASMVLAVSWALGEATGLPHPSLAWMAATHGVANALGFALCGMVGWRRAGAL
- a CDS encoding diacylglycerol/lipid kinase family protein; the protein is MDLLRRTIGEGLARAGWPEPMWLETTPEDSGKGQAEKAIGDGAELVFVSGGDGTVMAVVGALAGTDVALAVLPAGTGNLLAANLGLSADPAVGVQVALDGGRRRIDVGMVGNQCFAVMAGMGFDAQMLEGTSETAKKHIGWVAYVGGALKHLRDRPMPVRISLDGKPPLRRRVRTVIVGNVGRLQGGVRLLSEADPADGKLDVAILSPNNLAHWAALGWAVMRRRDRVPRMETYTAERVEIRSNRPQPRQLDGDLIDPGKSMTIGVRHRALLLCVPQPDSDPDLAYDSSAAERAAEEVRAAAEDAK
- a CDS encoding YihY/virulence factor BrkB family protein, which codes for MSSTSPVPETKMMPGDELSADDAFLALRHYGRWHLLRDAFVRFRYGDGFSHSRALALQLCLAIVPFMIALSGLATDLGVEEGGQVVADTVLALTPGASEPLVRDLLQDDERTEDAGELALALGLLTGLVALTTAMAQIERGANRIYGVERDRSALAKYTRAAVLAVVAGLPALFGFLLLVAGHATGNSIARQSGWGEGVHRAWDIVRWPLSLALIVFAVGLLFRHSPRRRQPGLTWLLFGAALSTVLWWVASLLLAGYVLISDGFGATYGPLTAMMALLLWANLTGIALFLGLAFAAQLEAQRVGVTRPALQDRWEPGSDGAGVAKQRTG
- a CDS encoding phosphatase PAP2 family protein; protein product: MVTEQQERPATAEPVRWKPLTHFAERSILGLLAVVALGLGFGVLLLLVRFHWGPLERVDSGVAEGLNRLVSPHPPVVKALEAVARLGGRPIMLWLVTIAVVALIIRRRFRLGAYLVVTGVGALLLDPSLKALVARVRPVVDVPVTHAPGNSFPSGHALGSMIVYGALLLVFLPAVSARHRKWFITVIAVIVAAIGLTRIALGVHYASDVLAGWLLGAAWLGVTAYAFRLWRRETGRPAAPIEDGLEPEAAADVRPGDPAERLLPHPWTGAMEIVVGWVLVFGVLYVLGWALTNHTAGTWIQHADDGVPRWLQTFRTPTWDDVSYAWSKAGDTHAILIVSLVFCPVVLAIWRQWRMVLYVVLAMFGELTLFLCTAAAVGRPRPPVEHLDGKLPTSSFPSGHIAATMCLYVAIAVLLVPRLRAYWWRWIFVVLAVVMPLGVAVSRMYRGMHHPSDMLGAALLTAGWLTVLYFSIRPNATVARDASRPGPAVARDAVTRDPSRSDAAVAGDAVTNDAVRPEADGERLRADAGRDA
- a CDS encoding endonuclease/exonuclease/phosphatase family protein yields the protein MTLSLLTWNIRTGGSGGRLDGIVALLTRERPDVVALQELRDFQRHDGRRMREVADALGMVAALAPSVFGQPVAVLVRPPLTIAGRSAVRWRLHHAAAAVTMPTAVGPLTVVSTHLNPFRPYRRLREARWLAHRHRGPLTVITGDLNSLDPHTAHSERLARLPELYRRRHLGADGRPDTRAIAAFAAAGFVDLWRSAGTGDGLTVPTTRGGGHEFSNAGMRLDYLLARPELAARARNARVVRGDEAEWASDHYPLRVELDV